One genomic segment of Streptomyces niveus includes these proteins:
- a CDS encoding YnfA family protein produces MVVARSVALFAVAALFEIGGAWLVWQGVREHKGWIWIGAGVIALGLYGFVATLQPDAEFGRILAAYGGVFVAGSIAWGVVADGYRPDRYDIIGALICLAGMAVLMYAPRDH; encoded by the coding sequence ATGGTCGTAGCCCGCTCCGTCGCCCTCTTCGCCGTCGCCGCCCTCTTCGAGATCGGCGGCGCCTGGCTCGTCTGGCAGGGCGTACGCGAACACAAGGGCTGGATCTGGATCGGCGCCGGGGTCATCGCGCTCGGCCTCTACGGCTTCGTCGCCACCCTCCAGCCCGACGCCGAGTTCGGCCGCATCCTCGCCGCGTACGGCGGCGTCTTCGTCGCCGGTTCGATCGCCTGGGGCGTCGTCGCCGACGGCTACCGCCCCGACCGCTACGACATCATCGGCGCGCTCATCTGCCTCGCCGGCATGGCCGTGCTGATGTACGCCCCGCGCGACCACTGA
- a CDS encoding GNAT family N-acetyltransferase → MEMKAPRVRLEPWSEGDLGLLRAANAPELMEHLGGPESEDQLLVRHHRYVALSADRTGKGRMFRIVLLPDGVPVGNTGFWATTWQGQDVYETGWGVLGEFQGRGLAVAATKAVVEEARAARGHRYLMAYPSVDNGASNAVCRKAGFELLGEGEFEYPVGHMMRCNEWRLDLEAR, encoded by the coding sequence ATGGAAATGAAAGCACCCCGGGTGCGGCTGGAGCCATGGTCGGAAGGGGACCTCGGCCTGCTGCGCGCCGCCAACGCGCCGGAGCTGATGGAGCATCTCGGCGGCCCCGAGAGCGAGGACCAACTGCTCGTCAGGCACCACAGGTACGTCGCCCTGAGCGCGGACCGGACCGGCAAGGGCCGGATGTTCCGGATCGTCCTGCTGCCGGACGGCGTCCCGGTGGGGAACACCGGCTTCTGGGCGACCACCTGGCAGGGGCAGGACGTGTACGAGACGGGCTGGGGCGTGCTCGGGGAGTTCCAGGGGCGCGGACTCGCGGTGGCGGCGACGAAGGCGGTCGTGGAGGAAGCGCGGGCGGCGCGCGGGCACCGCTATCTGATGGCGTACCCGTCGGTGGACAACGGCGCGTCGAACGCGGTGTGCCGTAAGGCGGGCTTCGAACTGCTCGGGGAGGGCGAGTTCGAGTATCCGGTCGGCCACATGATGCGGTGCAACGAGTGGCGGCTGGACCTGGAGGCGCGGTGA
- a CDS encoding SDR family NAD(P)-dependent oxidoreductase produces MTVAGKPTAVVTGASSGIGAATARQLAAAGCHVVVTARRKDRIEALAAEINAAGHSATAHVLDVTDRAAVDAFAAELGSLPSVDVLVANAGGALGADPVASGDPDDWRQMFETNVIGTLHTTQALLPALTASGNGTVVILSSTAGFATYEGGGGYVAAKHAEHVLAETLRLEIVGTPVRVIEVAPGMVKTEEFASTRFRGDTERAEKVYEGVAEPLSAEDVADTITWAVTRPHHVNIDLLVVRPRAQASNTKVHRELG; encoded by the coding sequence ATGACCGTCGCCGGTAAGCCCACCGCCGTCGTCACCGGAGCCAGCAGCGGTATCGGAGCCGCCACCGCCCGCCAACTCGCCGCCGCCGGCTGTCACGTCGTCGTGACCGCCCGCCGCAAGGACCGCATCGAGGCGCTGGCCGCCGAGATCAACGCGGCCGGGCACTCCGCCACCGCCCATGTCCTCGACGTCACCGACCGCGCGGCCGTCGACGCCTTCGCCGCCGAACTCGGCAGCCTCCCGTCCGTCGACGTACTGGTCGCCAACGCGGGCGGCGCGCTCGGCGCCGACCCGGTCGCCAGCGGCGACCCGGACGACTGGCGCCAGATGTTCGAGACGAACGTCATCGGCACCCTCCACACCACCCAGGCCCTGCTCCCCGCCCTCACCGCGAGCGGCAACGGCACGGTCGTGATCCTCTCCTCGACCGCCGGCTTCGCCACGTACGAGGGCGGTGGCGGCTACGTCGCGGCCAAGCACGCCGAGCACGTCCTGGCCGAGACCCTCCGTCTGGAGATCGTGGGCACGCCGGTCCGCGTCATCGAGGTGGCGCCCGGCATGGTCAAGACGGAGGAGTTCGCCTCCACGCGCTTCCGCGGGGACACCGAGCGGGCGGAGAAGGTGTACGAGGGCGTCGCGGAGCCGCTCAGCGCGGAGGACGTGGCCGACACCATCACGTGGGCGGTCACCCGTCCCCACCACGTGAACATCGACCTGCTGGTGGTACGCCCCCGGGCCCAGGCGTCCAACACCAAAGTGCACAGGGAACTCGGATGA
- a CDS encoding Mut7-C RNAse domain-containing protein, with translation MNGPEIHLTFDSELHVFVPAGRRGGRTAVTTDGSSTLGHVVESLGVPLTEAGQLLVDGSPVDRSHIPSAGESVEVRAVARPQRVPGAPLRFLLDVHLGTLARRLRLLGVDAAYESEDIGDPALAALSAKERRVMLSRDRGLLRRREIWAGAYIYSDRTDDQLRDVLGRFAPVLAPWTRCTACNGPLGAADKDSVEGLLEQGTQRTYDVFAQCTACGRVYWRGAHHARLAAIVDEALREFGGAAA, from the coding sequence GTGAACGGACCGGAGATCCACCTCACCTTCGACTCCGAGCTGCACGTCTTCGTCCCGGCCGGACGGCGCGGCGGGCGTACGGCCGTGACCACGGACGGCTCGTCCACGCTCGGCCATGTCGTCGAATCCCTCGGCGTCCCGCTCACCGAGGCCGGTCAACTCCTCGTAGACGGAAGCCCGGTGGACAGGTCGCACATCCCGTCGGCGGGCGAGTCGGTGGAGGTACGGGCGGTGGCCAGGCCCCAGCGCGTACCGGGCGCGCCGCTGCGCTTCCTGCTCGACGTCCACCTCGGCACGCTCGCGCGCCGTCTGCGGCTGCTGGGCGTCGACGCGGCGTACGAGAGCGAGGACATCGGCGATCCGGCGCTGGCCGCGCTCTCGGCGAAGGAGCGGCGGGTCATGCTCTCGCGCGACCGGGGCCTGCTGCGGCGCCGGGAGATCTGGGCGGGGGCGTACATCTACAGCGACCGCACCGACGACCAGCTCAGGGACGTTCTGGGACGGTTCGCGCCCGTGCTCGCCCCGTGGACCCGCTGCACGGCGTGCAACGGCCCGCTCGGGGCGGCCGACAAGGACTCGGTCGAGGGCCTGCTGGAGCAGGGCACGCAGCGTACGTACGACGTCTTCGCGCAGTGCACGGCCTGCGGCAGGGTCTACTGGCGCGGCGCGCACCACGCGCGGCTGGCGGCGATCGTGGACGAGGCGCTGCGCGAATTCGGCGGCGCGGCGGCGTAG